One Megachile rotundata isolate GNS110a chromosome 5, iyMegRotu1, whole genome shotgun sequence genomic region harbors:
- the LOC105662428 gene encoding uncharacterized protein LOC105662428 — protein sequence MCFQKRLRNGKLLIAAGEGKLEEVKKLVKEGADINFSDTEGNTVLHYAVESCNLEVVQHVINEMYVDIDIENNENRTPLNIAKESKKQDIMEAIEEKVLCNALNNLETVISSNTINESILQVETDVKGKIIKKIQVSLQALEELTKSEEDIKKFTHKNANVFLLFLEAFALQDVEINNEIEKAQKDELIKCFGQKNYELIRSLRTRLVHPKDTNMIIEPKNLQKLTKMHSSVAKVFISLKNYAEEVSESLNKKQSKSDIKDLTEILLDSEIHKSKSKLTKNIYNLFERLVKVAYSTNVKQEELEEAMFDLIVNIIPFLSQEGVPENLQKLKDLRNELFHNFHEYKNLKVRKLELKKSISNLRSDIFKYYYSQRVHDVLQCSSCCIDSEGIKKDLDEKSRILDNKFFTELSHDVPPEEGESFEYNFEKSLFPKQNDIQVLVDQYFKFMTIIDSWKEEEINQFVNEDEETTISEQYRELSDIQKREIFDDFVQLKQIVQNFDEDYKKEKQEELRKKLGGYGITGNYFDKVIEYYVKNDKNLDQKTQHQAEKVKDIIICLSKIEENEQFSTVNVIDLYKSKNKFNYLPAYNEIVNILIADKNIQINISETVINILKTFYNSYNKYQIKFNNLKEAFNDKTFLYCLVIQDIKIVGSQGSQQKKFEFKDENYVFRIIKKLIQIEYTAPYIASLIIKVQSDKVIERNDLRKLIEILLEKDSYIIHLIELLSIENTEHNLYEEVCNKMLEKKDINVNSMDILCKESKPVKEILGVLKKRIDSKNKLSDDVVKLTKEILRSVNNAILYWCYQCEYKKAKEIADLVQSTYDKLKEEKLITDVDPIVVWHKLNSAKVMNFLGSEAKRQDKREEATEYYNKAMVFLKEVPSEIDTEQFLLVLSREAYTKSLLQEFEESYEKYENLWKEIVKFALYLTKDIPRYDKKISIDAIKSQRYVDLLALSNEHKKYLDILEIRMSMGFQKEYQKEGGKKELNRKVAYEIYKEVYNIQKLKSGMEIKSTLGTMRRMAKLNYLIANEKYTKHKYKDALRYYYESLAGEIRILKIQEENYSKFHPVIRETNLKFIKKILDFIAQINDRLGDLEQQNKLKENTIILKYYNTAQTIFDKLYDVDKHNLYLEKSQKIIKKIQNLKQSSTRKNKREWNLEWTAKRRCLNN from the exons ATGTGTTTTCAAAAAAGGCTTAGAAATGGAAAATTACTTATTGCAGCAGGTGAAGGTAAATTGGAAGAGGTAAAAAAACTTGTAAAGGAAGGAGCAGATATTAATTTTTCTGATACAGAAGGTAATACTGTTTTACATTATGCAGTTGAGagttgtaatttggaagttgtTCAGCATGTTATAAATGAAATGTACGTCGATATTGATATTGAGAATAACGAGAATAGAACTCCACTTAATATTGCTAAAGAGAGCAAAAAGCAAGATATTATGGAAGCAATAGAAGAGAAAGTATTGTGCAATGCTCTTAATAATTTAGAGACAGTAATTTCTTCTAACACTATAAATGAAAGTATCTTACAGGTAGAAACAGATGTAAAAGGAAAGATTATAAAAAAGATACAAGTTTCCTTACAAGCTCTTGAAGAATTAACAAAGAGTGaagaagatataaaaaaatttactcATAAAAATGCAAATGTTTTTTTGCTCTTTTTAGAAGCATTTGCATTACAAGATGTAGAAATAAACAACGAAATAGAAAAAGCACAAAAAGATGAATTGATAAAATGTTTTGGACAAAAAAATTATGAACTTATTAGATCTTTAAGAACTCGTCTTGTTCATCCAAAAGATACAAACATGATAATTGAgcctaaaaatctacaaaagcTTACCAAAATGCATAGTTCAGTAGCAAAAGTTTttataagtttaaaaaattatgcagAGGAAGTATCTGAGAGTCTTAATAAAAAACAAAGTAAATCAGATATAAAAGATCTAACTGAAATATTATTGGATtcagaaattcataaatctaagAGCAAACTAACTAAGaacatttacaatttatttgaaaGACTAGTAAAAGTCGCTTATTCAACCAATGTAAAGCAAGAAGAATTAGAAGAGGCAATGTTTGAccttattgtaaatattattccTTTTTTATCCCAAGAAGGAGTaccagaaaatttacaaaaattaaaagatttaagaAATGAgctttttcacaattttcatgaatataagaatttaaaggTCAGAAAGTTGGAATTAAAAAAATCTATATCAAATTTAAGGTCTGACATATTTAAATACTATTATTCTCAACGAGTACATGATGTGTTGCAATGCTCATCATGTTGCATAGATAGTGAGGGCATAAAGAAGGATCTCGATGAGAAATCAAGGATTTTAgacaacaaattttttacaGAACTTTCCCATGATGTTCCTCCAGAGGAGGGGGAAAGTTTTGaatataactttgaaaaatcaTTATTTCCAAAACAAAATGATATTCAAGTATTAGTAGACCAGTATTTCAAATTCATGACTATTATTGATAGttggaaagaagaagaaataaatcAGTTTGTTAATGAAGATGAAGAAACTACAATTTCAGAACAATATAGAGAATTGAGTGATATACAAAAAAGGGAAATATTTGATGATTTCGTGCAATTGAAGCAAATAGTGCAAAATTTTGATGAGGactataaaaaagaaaagcaaGAGGAATTGAGAAAGAAGTTAGGTGGGTATGGAATAACAGGGAATTATTTTGATAAAGTGATTGAGTATTATGTAAAGAATGATAAAAACCTTGACCAAAAAACTCAACATCAAGCAGAGAAGGTTAAAGATATCATAATTTGTTTAagtaaaatagaagaaaatgaacaattttcaacAGTAAATGTTATTGACCTGtacaaaagtaaaaataaatttaattatctgCCCGCATATAATGAGatagtaaatatattaattgctgaTAAAAATATACAGATAAATATTAGTGaaactgttattaatattcttaagacattttataattcatacaataaatatcaaattaaatttaataatttgaaagagGCATTTAATGATAAAACGTTTTTATATTGTTTGGTAATTcaagatataaaaatagttgGTAGTCAAGGCAGTCAGCAGAAGAAGTTTGAATTTAAAGATGAAAATTATGTATTTAgaatcattaaaaaattaatacaaatagaATATACGGCACCTTACATTGCTAGCCTGATAATAAAAGTGCAAAGTGATAAAGTGATCGAAAGAAATGATTTGAGAAAGttgatagaaattttattagaaaaggATTCATATATAATTCACCTCATCGAATTATTATCTATTGAGAATACAGAACACAACCTATATGAAGAAGTTTGTAATAAAATGCTTGAGAAGAAAGATATTAATGTTAATAGCATGGATATCCTATGTAAAGAATCTAAGCCTGTAAAAGAAATTTTAGgtgtattaaaaaaaagaattgacTCAAAAAATAAACTATCTGACGATGTGGTCAAATTAACAAAAGAAATCTTAAGATCAGTAAACAATGCAATTCTTTACTGGTGTTACCAGTGTGAATATAAGAAAGCAAAAGAAATAGCAGATTTAGTACAATCGACATATGATAAATTGAAAGAAGAAAAACTAATAACGGATGTTGACCCAATTGTTGTATGGCATAAATTAAATTCAGCGAAAGTAATGAATTTTCTAGGGTCAGAAGCAAAACGTCAGGATAAACGTGAAGAAGCAacagaatattataataaagCAATGGTCTTCTTAAAAGAAGTTCCTTCTGAAATCGATACCGagcaatttttattagttttgtcTCGTGAAGCTTATACAAAGAGTTTGCtgcaagaatttgaagaatcttatgaaaaatacgaaaatttatggaaggaaattgtaaaatttgcacTGTATTTAACAAAGGATATTCCAAGATATGATAAAAAGATTTCTATTGATGCAATTAAGTCACAAAGATATGTTGATCTTTTAGCTTTATCTAATGAACATAAAAAATATCTTGATATTCTAGAAATAAGGATGTCTATGGGTTTTCAAAAGGAGTATCAAAAAGAAGGAGGAAAGAAGGAGCTTAATCGTAAAGTAGCATACGAGATTTATAAGGAGGTTTATAAcatacagaaattaaaatctggAATGGAGATTAAAAGTACTTTAGGAACTATGAGAAGGATGGCAAAACTAAATTATCTGATTGCTAATGAAAAGTACACAAAGCATAAATACAAAGACGCCTTACGGTACTACTATGAATCATTAGCAGGGGagataagaattttgaaaatacaggaagaaaattatagtaaatttcACCCGGTTATTAGAGAAACTAAtctaaaatttatcaaaaagaTTCTAGATTTTATTGCACAAATAAATGATAGGCTGGGTGATTTAgaacaacaaaataaattaaaagaaaatactataatactaaaatactataaTACAGCACAAACAATTTTTGATAAACTTTATGATGTTGACAAACATAATTTGTATTTAGAAAAGagccaaaaaataataaaaaagattcaaaatttaaaacag AGTTCTACAAGGAAGAACAAAAGGGAATGGAATTTGGAATGGACAGCGAAAAGAAGAtgcttgaataattga
- the LOC105662429 gene encoding uncharacterized protein LOC105662429 produces the protein MNNMEDLMSDIYNTLVKIRYPKITTAVPKNVDSMILNGENRISLLSWLLIEKSPATATKLQKLKGVTLEAELLKCYSEIGICTDKNLLLGNCKFEEQLPTLRLLLDFMKCVFIESSDIEYKEEESIDDLLNVYINEDLSTLTSNVEPKLNYTESLQYFDNLQKELIEYQELSSTCESKKEEQTRECIRENEENQGSEEDQNLLFNTEKKKFIEAFSSIGSWPMFNTKSTKTNLYSMDADIQKIYSNFSSLTQFLQAKEEISNASIPKEISKINTSLNEIVGDAVTATEETLNVINSY, from the exons ATGAATAACATGGAAGATTTAATGTCCGATATTTATAATACTCTAGTAAAAATACGATATCCTAAGATTACTACAGCTGTACCTAAGAACGTAGATTCAATGATTCTTAATGGAGAAAATAGAATTTCATTATTATCTTGGCTTCTGATCGAAAAATCTCCGGCTACTGctactaaattacaaaaattaaaaggcGTCACTTTAGAAG ctgaattattaaaatgttattctGAAATTGGAATATgcacagacaaaaatttattactg GGAAACTGTAAGTTTGAGGAACAACTTCCAACCTTAAGATTGTTATTGGATTTTATGAAATGTGTATTTATTGAATCTTCTGACATTGAATATAAAGAAGAGGAATCCATTGATGATTTATTAAAT gtTTATATCAATGAAGATCTAAGTACATTGACATCTAATGTTGAACCAAAGTTAAATTATACTGAATCTTTACAATATTTTGATAACTTACAAAAGGAGTTAATTGAATATCAAGAATTATCATCTACCTGTGAATCAAAAAAAGAAGAACAAACAAGAGAATGCATCAGAGAG AACGAAGAAAACCAAGGTAGTGAGGAAGATCAAAATTTGCTATTTAacacagaaaaaaaaaaatttatagaagCTTTTTCCTCAATTGGGTCATGGCCAATGTTTAACACAAAAAGTACAAAAACTAATTTGTATTCCATGGATGCTGATATACAAaagatatattcaaatttttcctcTCTAACAcag TTTTTGCAGGCAAAAGAGGAAATATCTAATGCAAGCATACCAAAGGAAATAAGCAAAATAAATACATCGTTAAATGAAATTGTTGGAGATGCAGTCACAGCTACCGAAGAAACCTTGAATGTTATAAACAGCTATTAa
- the LOC105662430 gene encoding uncharacterized protein LOC105662430, whose amino-acid sequence MDNSEPRRTAVKRKHSVISTNDIVQKRLHKDLQNSSDEFDETNQYRIVPHSLISLMYRIDLSILCSLRKCIYRHKYPSLSLSFGDTEINKFNDIVLCYKNKSIHVHIENVEKYYVNNNITYATLFTKEKERRSFFINDYFEDFIKYLTLKLDSSLHNLENLVIYTNSGLDLTEEKKLKPGRSRNFFPFKFDNVSVEKCEILKDFLFTNNKMREHDFYQFSQDKTTREEFLRRLQFPSAMERVIKERKFFQSSEREIKETFLDKLVLAVNQPSREELNSIIKSEIDENIEVQDDYISLQQRILSNLTAPEKHKKLRNYVSKIMYEFTLLMSFLHDMFLHKNLSFINFETKSYDTSSNIIVNYKHRIIYISVYNAVGDVDFGKLFPTREREKENMFSVNKHFGLFIEGLKNDLRYFVIYTNAGLNLTEEGRFKKGKSKYFYPLKFNGINIQKKRYKVLRDCSCINENCLYQFEQEQMTMEKVLGLLKPPSSLQKEEEEERLSDVNIEEIKEKFLNRLIFAVNQFGKEELDSAIRNEISKSNVPYNYEELCEVALRWSESQKFGYITKRIMVKLLNDIRNNCSSYQTIQNVDINEEINFAKSVVGRKGTPSFHQFLGFLIKGEGKIYLEVLKRNKIHLANMSSILNRSGNNAVKAFEGLYNLWFDEKKNKTQYLQTLDKEGINLASMSSILNGAGNNAVKAFKRLYDLWFDEKGNKTQYLKTLEKGGINLTGMSSILNGTGSNASIAYRDLYDLWFDDKGNKTEYLKSLENEGINLASMSSILNGTGINASTAFKHLYDLWFDEKGNKTQYLKTLEKEGINLANVSSILSGAGVKAPKAFKDLYDLWFDAEGNKTQCLKTLEEEGVNLANMSSILSRAAANAATAFKGLYDLWFDSEGNKTQYLKILEKEGMNIVNISSILHGAAANAVKAFEELYNTFFDEQGNKKLHLMHFIGEKDEKQSFMLNNLSSILNGAGANPRDAFEKLHSVCFNSDGTKTKFLDDFYKADFKASHLSCMLCGAGVHASSILEKLHNIFFTDNGEKTKLLDDLYKVGFTPGDLCNMLSGAVDSLEKFHRFCFVEETKKYLNRFLNDKNGFTLSGLSSILHGARTNICSALKDFYSVCFDEIGNKTQILDDFYIAGFTPNDLSHILSMAGNNAAFVLRNFHKSCFHKKNYLNHFLAQKKLFTPKDLSKILHGIGINISPAFKKLHNLCFDKTGNKTKYLKNLIKNYHHKMFDILYQKVRKGPT is encoded by the coding sequence ATGGACAATTCTGAACCTAGACGTACCGCTGTTAAACGGAAACATTCAGTTATTAGCACAAATGATATAGTGCAGAAGAGGTTGCACAAAGATTTACAGAATTCATCTGATGAATTCGATGAAACTAATCAATACAGAATTGTTCCTCATTCTTTAATTAGTCTTATGTACCGAATAGACTTGTCTATTCTTTGTTCACTTAGAAAGTGTATATATAGACATAAGTATCCCTCCTTGTCATTATCTTTTGGAGatactgaaattaataaatttaatgatattGTCCTCtgctataaaaataaatctattcATGTACATATTGAAAATGTCGagaaatattatgtaaataacaATATCACTTATGCTACATTATTTACTAAAGAAAAGGAAAGACGAAGTTTCTTTATTAATGATTACTTTGaggattttattaaatatttaactttaaaATTAGATAGTTCATTACACAATTTGGAAAATCTTGTTATCTATACCAATTCAGGATTGGATCTTACagaagaaaagaaattaaaacctgGACGATCCAGAAACTTTTTTCCTTTTAAATTCGATAACGTGAGTGTGGAGAAgtgtgaaattttgaaagacTTTCTGTTTACAAATAATAAGATGAGAGAACATGATTTTTATCAGTTTTCACAAGATAAAACAACAAGAGAAGAATTTTTAAGGCGACTACAATTTCCGTCTGCTATGGAGAGAGTAATAAAAGAAAGGAAATTTTTTCAAAGTTCTGAgagagaaataaaagaaacatttttagatAAATTAGTACTTGCAGTCAATCAGCCAAGTAGAGAAGAGTTAAACAGTATTATTAAAAGTGAAATAGATGAAAACATTGAAGTTCAAGATGATTATATATCATTACAGCAAAGAATATTAAGTAACTTAACAGCTCCAGAAAAGCacaagaaacttagaaactatGTATCAAAAATTATGTATGAATTTACTTTATTAATGTCATTTTTGCATGATATGTTTTTACATAAGAATttgtcatttataaattttgaaacaaagaGTTATGATACATCTAGTAACATTATTGTGAATTATAAACatagaattatttatataagTGTTTATAATGCAGTTGGTGATGTTGATTTTGGTAAATTATTTCCCACAAGAGAACGAGAAAAAGAGAATATGTTTTCTGTTAATAAGCATTTTGGTCTTTTTATTGAAGGGTTAAAAAATGATTTGAGATATTTTGTTATCTATACTAATGCAGGTCTAAATCTTACAGAGGAAGGGAGATTTAAAAAAGgaaaatctaaatatttttatcctTTAAAATTCAATggtataaatattcaaaaaaaaagatataaagTTTTAAGAGATTGTTCATGcataaatgaaaattgtttgTATCAATTCGAACAGGAACAAATGACTATGGAGAAAGTTTTAGGTCTACTAAAACCACCATCTTCTTtgcaaaaagaagaagaagaagaaagacttTCTGATGTAAATATAgaagaaataaaagagaaatttttgaatagaCTAATATTTGCAGTTAACCAATTTGGTAAGGAAGAATTGGATAGTGCTATTAGAAATGAGATAAGCAAGTCTAATGTTCCATATAATTACGAAGAGTTATGTGAAGTAGCATTACGTTGGTCTGAGTCTCAGAAATTTGGCTATATTACAAAGAGAATAATGGTAAAGCTTTTGAATGATATTAGAAACAATTGTTCTAGTTATCAAACAATTCAAAATGTAGACATTAATGAAGAAATTAACTTTGCTAAAAGTGTGGTTGGTAGGAAAGGGACACCGTCATTTCATCAGTTTTTAGGTTTTTTAATTAAAGGAGaaggaaaaatatatttagaagTTCTGAAAAGGAATAAAATACATCTAGCGAACATGTCTAGTATTTTAAATAGATCAGGAAATAATGCTGTAAAAGCTTTTGAAGGATTATATAATCTTTGGTTTGatgagaaaaaaaataaaacacaatATTTACAGACTTTAGACAAAGAAGGAATAAATCTAGCTAGTATGTCTAGCATATTGAATGGTGCAGGAAATAATGCTGTAAAAGCTTTTAAAAGATTATACGATCTTTGGTTTGatgaaaaaggaaataaaacacAATACTTAAAAACTCTAGAAAAAGGAGGAATAAATCTGACTGGTATGTCCAGTATTTTAAATGGAACAGGAAGTAATGCTTCTATAGCTTATAGAGATTTGTATGATCTTTGGTTTGATGATAAAGGAAATAAAACGGAGTATTTAAAAAGTCTAGAAAACGAAGGAATAAATCTTGCTAGTATGTCCAGTATTTTAAATGGAACAGGAATTAATGCTTCTACAgcttttaaacatttatatgaCCTTTGGTTTGatgaaaaaggaaataaaacacaatatttaaaaactttagaAAAAGAAGGAATAAATCTTGCTAATGTGTCTAGTATTTTAAGCGGGGCAGGAGTCAAAGCTCCTAAAGCATTTAAAGACTTATATGATTTATGGTTTGATGCAGAAGGAAATAAAACACAGTGTTTAAAAACTCTTGAAGAAGAAGGGGTAAATCTAGCTAACATGTCAAGTATTTTAAGTAGAGCAGCAGCTAATGCTGCAACTGCTTTTAAAGGATTATACGATCTGTGGTTTGATTCAGAAGGAAATAAaacacaatatttaaaaattctagaaaAAGAAGGAATGAATATAGTTAATATATCTAGTATCTTGCATGGTGCAGCAGCTAATGCTGTAAAAGCTTTTGAAGAATTATATAATACTTTTTTTGATGAACAAGGGAATAAAAAACTGCATTTAATGCACTTCATTGGAGAAAAAGATGAAAAACAGAGTTTTATGCTGAATAACTTGTCCAGTATATTAAATGGAGCAGGAGCTAATCCTCGAGATGCTTTTGAAAAATTACATAGTGTTTGTTTTAATAGTGATGgcacaaaaacaaaatttttagatgATTTCTATAAGGCTGATTTTAAGGCAAGCCATCTATCTTGTATGTTATGTGGGGCAGGAGTTCATGCTTCTtctattttagaaaaattacataatattttttttactgaTAACGGAGAAAAAACAAAACTTTTAGATGATTTATATAAAGTAGGTTTTACACCAGGTGATTTATGCAATATGTTGAGTGGAGCCGTAGATAGTTTAGAAAAATTTCACCGGTTTTGTTTTGTAGAAGAGacaaaaaagtatttaaatcgcttcttaaatgataaaaatggtTTCACACTAAGTGGTTTAAGTAGTATACTGCATGGAGCAAGAACTAACATTTGTTCTGCTTTAAAAGATTTTTATAGTGTTTGTTTTGATGAAATAGGAAATAAAACACAGATTTTAGATGATTTCTATATTGCAGGTTTTACACCTAATGATTTATCCCATATATTATCTATGGCAGGAAATAATGCTGCTTTTGTTTTGAGAAATTTCCATAAATCttgttttcataaaaaaaattacttaaatCACTTTTTAGCACAGAAGAAGCTTTTTACACCAAAAGATTTATCTAAAATATTACATGGAATAGGAATTAATATATCTCCtgcttttaaaaaattgcacaatCTTTGTTTTGATAAAACAGGGAACAAaacaaagtatttaaaaaatcttaTAAAAAATTACCACCACAAGATGTTCGATATATTATATCAAAAAGTTAGAAAAGGTCCTACTTGA